A part of Bacteroidota bacterium genomic DNA contains:
- the ychF gene encoding redox-regulated ATPase YchF — MSLQCGIVGLPNVGKSTLFNCLSNARAQAANFPFCTIEPNVGVITVPDERLIKLAELDKPKRVIPTTVEIVDIAGLVKGASKGEGLGNKFLANIRETDAIIHVLRCFDDDNVTHVDGTIDPVRDKEIVDAELQLKDLETIDSRIGKVQKQAQTGGDKASKHLYELLVQYKKALEQGKSARTVVLENKEDKKIVKDFFLLTDKPVMYVCNVDDTSAVNGNKYVDAVREAIKDEHAELLILAAKTESEIAEIDTYEDRQMFLEEIGLKESGVSRLITSAYRLLNLQTYFTTGPDESRAWTFVKGTKAPQAAGIIHTDFEKGFIRAEVIKYEDYVKLGSEMACREAGKLAIEGKDYVVQDGDIMHFRFNV, encoded by the coding sequence ATGTCACTTCAGTGTGGAATAGTGGGTTTGCCTAATGTCGGTAAATCGACATTGTTTAATTGCCTGTCCAATGCCAGGGCGCAGGCTGCTAATTTTCCTTTTTGTACCATAGAGCCTAACGTGGGCGTGATTACCGTCCCGGACGAAAGATTGATCAAACTGGCAGAGCTGGATAAACCCAAACGTGTTATTCCCACTACCGTTGAAATTGTTGACATTGCCGGATTGGTTAAAGGAGCAAGCAAAGGCGAAGGACTTGGTAATAAATTCCTTGCCAACATCAGGGAAACGGATGCCATTATTCATGTTTTGCGATGTTTTGATGATGATAATGTAACTCATGTGGACGGAACCATTGATCCGGTCCGCGATAAGGAAATTGTCGACGCCGAGCTTCAGCTAAAAGACCTGGAAACCATTGACAGCCGTATCGGAAAGGTTCAGAAACAGGCACAGACCGGAGGAGATAAAGCTTCAAAACATTTGTACGAACTTTTGGTTCAATATAAAAAAGCCCTAGAACAGGGAAAATCGGCCAGAACCGTTGTACTTGAAAATAAAGAAGACAAAAAGATTGTAAAGGATTTCTTTCTGCTGACCGACAAACCGGTGATGTATGTCTGCAATGTGGATGATACCAGTGCGGTGAACGGCAACAAATACGTGGATGCCGTCCGTGAGGCCATCAAAGATGAACATGCCGAATTGCTTATCCTGGCGGCAAAAACAGAATCCGAAATTGCCGAAATTGACACATACGAAGACCGGCAAATGTTCCTTGAAGAAATTGGTTTGAAAGAATCAGGGGTTTCAAGATTAATCACTTCGGCTTACCGCTTGCTAAACCTTCAGACTTACTTTACTACCGGCCCTGACGAAAGCCGGGCATGGACCTTCGTTAAAGGTACCAAGGCTCCCCAGGCAGCAGGGATCATCCACACCGACTTTGAAAAAGGTTTTATCCGCGCAGAAGTTATTAAATACGAAGATTACGTCAAGTTGGGCTCGGAAATGGCCTGCCGGGAAGCCGGGAAACTCGCCATCGAAGGGAAAGACTATGTGGTCCAGGATGGCGATATCATGCACTTCAGGTTTAATGTATAA
- a CDS encoding TetR/AcrR family transcriptional regulator — protein METIKHHGENPDKLNTILVAAQKRFGLYGLTKTTMREIASDLNMSKGSLYYYFPDKEHLYKAVVEKEQNELIQEMQVKLGKMNEPDTMLREYVNIRLLFFRKLLNLSRFRFEDMMNLKPLMGNVWKSFREREAKFIAGIFSEGVEKNIYGIENPDEAAELFLDLLKGLRDMVVRRKEFFYLEQDEYNQLIKKTKTFTEIFIKGIKK, from the coding sequence ATGGAAACTATCAAACATCACGGAGAGAATCCGGACAAATTGAACACTATTCTGGTAGCAGCCCAGAAAAGGTTTGGATTATATGGACTGACCAAAACCACCATGAGGGAAATTGCTTCGGATCTTAACATGTCCAAGGGTTCCCTTTATTACTATTTCCCTGACAAAGAACATCTGTACAAAGCAGTAGTGGAAAAAGAGCAGAATGAACTTATTCAGGAAATGCAGGTAAAGCTTGGGAAAATGAATGAACCCGACACCATGTTGAGGGAATACGTCAACATCAGGCTGCTATTCTTTCGTAAACTTCTCAATTTAAGCAGATTCAGATTCGAAGATATGATGAATTTAAAACCCCTTATGGGAAATGTCTGGAAAAGCTTCAGGGAAAGGGAAGCTAAGTTTATTGCCGGCATTTTCAGCGAAGGAGTTGAAAAAAATATTTATGGCATTGAAAACCCGGATGAGGCAGCTGAACTTTTTCTGGACCTGTTAAAAGGACTAAGGGATATGGTAGTAAGAAGAAAAGAATTTTTCTACCTGGAGCAGGATGAATACAACCAACTTATAAAAAAGACCAAAACCTTCACCGAAATATTCATTAAGGGAATTAAAAAATAA
- a CDS encoding outer membrane beta-barrel family protein, which produces QRLSRPSINYLNPFVINEDSMNIRYGNPSLNAEVAHSFEIGYSIFTAKFNFSVSSYAFLINNSIESISKIQSNGVKVTTYDNIGKNQSYGLSLYSSYRAGVKFNIYFNGNAGYKKFEENNGYTINSEGFSYSGSLGGQMTLWKNGTFNANGGIYSPSVRFQGKSSSYFSTSLGLSQHLLKHKLRLSLSVSDPFWYKKTKTNESKDKTFYIRNQITSVSQTLRFSITYEFGKTNFDVKKAKHGINNDDLKN; this is translated from the coding sequence CAACGGCTCTCACGTCCCAGTATTAATTATTTGAACCCTTTTGTTATAAATGAAGATTCCATGAATATTCGTTATGGAAATCCTTCCTTAAATGCAGAAGTGGCTCATTCATTTGAAATAGGATATAGTATTTTTACTGCTAAATTCAATTTTTCGGTATCATCGTATGCCTTCTTGATTAATAATTCCATTGAAAGTATTTCCAAAATACAATCCAACGGGGTTAAAGTAACCACTTATGATAATATTGGCAAGAATCAAAGTTACGGGTTATCTCTTTATTCTTCTTATCGCGCAGGTGTAAAGTTTAACATATATTTTAACGGAAATGCCGGTTATAAAAAATTTGAAGAGAATAATGGATATACCATAAATAGTGAGGGTTTTAGTTATTCCGGCTCTTTAGGGGGCCAAATGACATTGTGGAAAAATGGAACATTTAATGCAAATGGAGGAATTTATTCACCCTCAGTTAGGTTTCAGGGAAAATCATCTTCTTATTTTTCTACCAGTTTGGGGTTATCACAGCATCTTTTAAAACATAAACTGAGGTTGAGCCTTTCGGTTTCTGATCCATTCTGGTATAAAAAGACAAAAACGAATGAATCAAAGGATAAAACATTTTATATAAGGAATCAGATTACCAGTGTGTCACAAACCTTACGGTTTAGCATAACATACGAATTTGGCAAAACCAATTTTGATGTTAAAAAAGCAAAGCACGGTATTAATAATGATGACCTAAAAAATTAA